Proteins from one Xiphophorus hellerii strain 12219 chromosome 8, Xiphophorus_hellerii-4.1, whole genome shotgun sequence genomic window:
- the tbca gene encoding tubulin-specific chaperone A, translating into MAEPRIRQIKIKTGIVKRLAKEELSYINEAKEQEEKVERLKAEGGDEFLIKKQMEVLQESRMMVPDCRRRLTVAHADLLQLLETEADLAESEEYKEARKVLDSVKLEG; encoded by the exons ATGGCGGAGCCAAGAATTCGGCAGATCAAAATTAAAACGGGCATCGTGAAGAG GCTGGCCAAAGAGGAGCTTTCATACATAAACGAAGCAAAGGAGCAAGAGGAGAAAGTGGAGCGCCTGAAAGCAGAGGGAGGGGATGAATTCCTCATCAAGAAACAG ATGGAGGTGCTGCAGGAGTCCAGAATGATGGTGCCAGACTGCCGCCGCCGCCTCACTGTAGCCCACGCAGACCTGCTTCAGTTGCTA gaaaCAGAAGCGGATCTGGCCGAATCAGAGGAGTACAAAGAAGCTAGGAAAGTACTGGACTCAGTGAAGCTTGAAGGATAA